One Cucumis sativus cultivar 9930 chromosome 1, Cucumber_9930_V3, whole genome shotgun sequence DNA segment encodes these proteins:
- the LOC101206215 gene encoding SNF1-related protein kinase regulatory subunit gamma-1, with product MVMEGREESPRSPEAKLGMQVEDLWDIQEPQLSPTEKLNACFESIPVSAFPPAPLHQGIEIKSDCSLSEAVQILAQHKILSAPVVDVDAPDHASWIDRYIGIVEFAGIVVWILHQSEPPSPRSPNDGSAVAAAAKKVISPLEQEILGPESAAATSGSFFESLTSSELYKNTQVRDISGSFRWAPFLALQTSNSFLTMLLLLSKYKMKSIPVVDLGEGKIENIITQSSVIHMLAECAGLQWFERWGTKTLSDLGLPMMSPASIVKVYEEEPVLQAFKLMRKKRVGGIPVIQKSGKAVGHISLRDIHFLLTAPEIYHDYRSITAKNFLTAVRNYLEKHEEFSTMLSNMVTCKKDNTIKDLILLLDSKKINRVYVVDNDGNLEAVITLRDIISRLVHEPRGYFGDFFDGILPVPQDCRV from the exons atggtaatggaaggaagagaagagagTCCAAGAAGCCCAGAGGCGAAATTGGGAATGCAAGTGGAAGATTTATGGGATATTCAAGAACCACAGCTCAGTCCAACTGAAAAGCTTAATGCTTGCTTTGAAAGCATACCTGTTTCTGCTTTTCCACCTGCCCCTCTTCATCAAG GAATTGAGATAAAATCGGACTGCAGTTTAAGTGAAGCGGTTCAAATATTGGCTCAGCATAAGATCCTGAGTGCACCTGTGGTGGACGTTGATGCACCTGATCATGCCAGTTGGATTGATAGATACATTGGTATTGTTGAGTTTGCTGGAATTGTTGTTTGGATTCTTCATCAg TCGGAACCTCCATCCCCGAGAAGTCCGAATGATGGAAGTGCTGTGGCTGCAGCAGCAAAAAAGGTGATATCTCCTTTAGAACAGGAGATACTAGGCCCAGAATCCGCTGCAGCGACCTCGGGAAGCTTTTTCGAATCCTTAACTTCCTCTGAGTTGTACAAGAACACCCAG GTGCGAGATATCTCAGGATCATTCCGTTGGGCACCATTTCTTGCATTGCAGACGTCAAATTCCTTTTTGACCATGCTCCTACTTTTATCGAAGTACAAAATGAAGAGCATACCAGTGGTGGACTTGGGGGAAGGAAAGATTGAGAACATCATAACACAATCATCTGTGATTCACATGTTAGCTGAATGTGCAGGCCTTCAATGGTTTGAAAGATGGGGAACAAAGACGCTCTCCGACCTGGGTCTTCCAATGATGTCACCAGCTTCTATTGTCAAG GTGTACGAGGAGGAGCCCGTTCTACAAGCATTCAAACTTATGAGGAAGAAAAGGGTTGGAGGTATACCTGTTATTCAAAAAAGTGGTAAGGCAGTTGGCCACATTAGTTTAAGAGATATTCATTTCTTGCTCACTGCACCTGAAATCTACCATGATTACAG ATCAATAACGGCAAAAAACTTTCTGACTGCGGTTAGAAACTATTTAGAGAAGCACGAAGAGTTCTCTACAATGTTGAGCAACATGGTTACGTGCAAGAAGGACAACACGATAAAGGATCTGATTTTGTTGCTCGATTCTAAGAAGATCAACCGTGTGTATGTGGTGGACAATGATGGCAATCTGGAAGCAGTCATCACCCTTAGAGATATCATCTCGAGGTTAGTCCATGAACCTCGCGGTTATTTTGGCGATTTCTTCGATGGTATTCTGCCAGTGCCTCAGGATTGTCGAGTTTGA
- the LOC101205970 gene encoding exocyst complex component EXO70B1 has product MAASNTNVSGDDHDRVLATAQHIVKSLNTPKEVREDMLFILSTFDNRLSSISTMINNDDSNIKNSRLDAAEKVILRWDPNSDQSRRSFNWEDSPDEAAEYLSAVDDILQLLEELSIGSESTDIVDRAENLIQMAMCQLESEFRHILIQSTIPLDAERLYGSIRRVHLSFASHYSEIDDELESFGEESRSSGRFHERGATIGEDSWVDLIHPNAAVDLSEIADRMIRSGYEKECVQVYSIVRRDALDECLMILGVERLSIEEVQKSDWKFLDEKMKKWIKAVKITVRLILEGEKRLYDQIFTGANESKEVCFNETAKGCVMQLLNFGEAVAIGKRSPEKLFRILDMYDALAGVLPDLEAMVSDEFLISEAHGVLCGLGEAAIGTFVEFENAIESENSKKAMQNAEIHPLVRYVMNYVRLLVDYSKTMNSLLEDEEVEDLPNKRDNVDNLQLESTSSPLARRLLMLLSSLESNLMEKAKLYEDVAMQFIFLMNNILYIVKKVKDSELAQLLGGNWLRRHSGQIRQYETSYLRASWSKVLSFLKDEGIGGSTSNASKVALKEKFKNFNASFEEICRVQTAWKVSDAQLRDELIISVSEKVIPAYRSFLGRFRNQLESGRHSGKYIKYTPDDLENSLSDLFEGSPVVSHHLRRKGT; this is encoded by the coding sequence ATGGCTGCCTCTAACACCAATGTCTCCGGCGACGACCACGATCGGGTCTTGGCCACCGCTCAACACATCGTTAAGAGCCTCAATACCCCTAAAGAGGTTCGTGAGGATATGCTCTTCATTCTCTCCACTTTTGATAATCGTCTTTCCAGTATCAGTACTATGATCAACAATGATGACTCCAACATTAAGAACTCTAGGTTAGACGCCGCCGAAAAGGTGATTCTACGTTGGGACCCTAATTCCGATCAGTCCAGACGGTCCTTTAATTGGGAAGATTCGCCGGACGAGGCGGCTGAATATTTATCGGCGGTGGATGATATACTACAGTTACTAGAAGAGCTTTCAATTGGTTCCGAATCAACCGACATCGTAGATCGAGCAGAAAATTTGATCCAAATGGCAATGTGCCAGCTCGAGAGCGAATTTCGTCATATCTTAATTCAGAGCACGATCCCTCTCGACGCCGAGCGACTTTATGGTTCGATCCGAAGAGTTCATCTCTCGTTTGCGTCTCATTACAGTGAAATTGATGACGAATTGGAGAGTTTTGGCGAGGAAAGTCGTAGTTCTGGGCGATTTCATGAGCGAGGTGCGACAATTGGAGAAGATTCTTGGGTTGATTTGATCCATCCTAATGCGGCTGTTGATCTTTCGGAGATTGCGGATCGTATGATTCGCTCTGGCTACGAAAAGGAGTGTGTTCAAGTCTATAGCATTGTTCGTCGTGATGCTTTAGATGAGTGCTTGATGATTCTTGGCGTCGAACGCCTTAGCATTGAGGAGGTTCAAAAAAGTGATTGGAAATTCTTAgatgagaagatgaagaaatggaTTAAGGCTGTCAAGATTACAGTTCGGTtgattttggaaggtgagaagAGGCTGTATGATCAGATTTTCACTGGCGCCAATGAATCCAAGGAGGTTTGTTTTAATGAAACAGCAAAAGGGTGTGTAATGCAGTTGTTGAATTTTGGTGAGGCAGTGGCTATTGGGAAGAGGTCACCGGAGAAGTTGTTCCGAATCTTGGATATGTACGACGCTTTGGCTGGTGTTTTGCCTGACTTGGAAGCCATGGTTTCTGATGAGTTTTTGATCAGTGAAGCACATGGTGTATTGTGTGGACTGGGTGAAGCAGCCATAGGGACATTTGTTGAGTTTGAGAATGCCATTGAAAGCGAAAATTCGAAGAAAGCAATGCAAAATGCCGAGATTCACCCACTTGTTCGATATGTAATGAATTACGTTAGATTGTTGGTTGATTACAGCAAGACAATGAACTCTCTTTTAGAAGATGAGGAAGTAGAAGACTTGCCAAACAAGAGGGATAACGTCGATAATCTGCAATTGGAAAGTACGTCGTCGCCTTTAGCTCGTAGATTATTAATGCTATTATCATCTTTGGAATCAAATCTTATGGAAAAAGCCAAGCTCTATGAGGATGTTGCAATGCAGTTCATATTTCTCATGAACAATATACTGTACATAGTGAAAAAGGTGAAAGATTCTGAGCTTGCCCAACTGCTTGGCGGTAACTGGCTTCGCAGGCATAGTGGCCAAATTCGCCAATACGAAACGAGTTACCTTAGAGCTTCTTGGAGCAAAGTTTTGTCTTTCTTAAAAGATGAGGGTATTGGTGGCAGCACAAGCAATGCCTCCAAGGTAGCATTGAAGGAAAAGTTCAAGAATTTCAATGCAAGTTTTGAGGAAATCTGTAGGGTTCAAACAGCTTGGAAGGTATCAGATGCTCAACTGCGCGATGAGCTGATAATATCCGTTTCGGAGAAGGTGATTCCAGCGTATCGCTCCTTCTTAGGAAGGTTTAGAAATCAATTAGAGAGCGGAAGGCATTCGGGGAAGTACATAAAGTACACGCCAGATGATTTAGAGAACTCTCTATCAGATTTATTTGAAGGATCACCTGTTGTATCACATCATTTGAGAAGAAAGGGTACTTGA